One Carassius carassius chromosome 28, fCarCar2.1, whole genome shotgun sequence genomic window carries:
- the ercc2 gene encoding general transcription and DNA repair factor IIH helicase subunit XPD: MKLNIEGLLVYFPYDYIYPEQYSYMLELKRTLDAKGHGVLEMPSGTGKTISLLSLIVAYQKAYPLEVTKLVYCSRTVPEIEKVVEELRKLMDYYAKQTGVKNDFLALALSSRKNLCIHPEVSSLRFGKEVDGKCHSLTASYIRAQHQSNPSQPVCQFFEEFDAVGRQVPIPPGIYNLDDLKDFGRRKGWCPYFLARYAILHANIVVYSYHYLLDPKIADLVSKELAKKSVVVFDEAHNIDNVCIDSMSVNITRRTLDRCQTNVETLQNTISRIKETDAAKLREEYRRLVEGLKEANVARETDIYLSNPVLPDEILQEAVPGSIRTAEHFVGFIKRFLEYLKARLRIHHVVQESAPQFLKDIYEKVCIDRKPLRFCAERLRSLLRTLEIADIADFSAITLISHFATLVSTYSKGFTIIIEPFEDRTPTIANPVLHFSCMDPSIAIKPVFGRFQSVIITSGTLSPLDIYPRILDFHPVTMASFTMTLARTCLCPLIVGRGNDQVAMTSKFETREDFAVIRNYGNLLLEMSAIVPDGIVAFFTSYIYMENIVASWYEQGILENIQRNKLIFIETQDAAETSMALEKYQEACENGRGAILLSVARGKVSEGIDFVHHFGRAVIMFGVPYVYTQSRILKARLEYLRDQFQIRENDFLTFDAMRHAAQCVGRAIRGKTDYGLMIFADKRYARADKRGKLPRWIQEHLTDGSLNLTIDETVQLAKHFLRQMAQPFRREDQLGLSLLTLEQLQSEDMLQKIAQIAQQA; encoded by the exons ATGAA GCTGAATATCGAGGGCTTATTAGTCTACTTTCCGTATGACTACATTTATCCTGAACAATACTCGTACATGCTTGAGCTGAAGAGGACGCTGGACGCAAAG GGTCATGGAGTTCTCGAGATGCCTTCAGGAACAGGAAAAAcaatttctcttctttccctcATTGTTGCTTACCAGAAG GCTTACCCTTTAGAAGTCACCAAGCTTGTCTACTGTTCTCGCACAGTGCCTGAGATAGAGAAG GTTGTGGAGGAGCTAAGGAAACTAATGGATTATTATGCAAAGCAAACAGGAGTGAAAAATGACTTCCTTGCACTTGCACTTTCTTCACGGAAAAACCTGTGCATTCATCCTGAG GTGAGCTCCCTGCGTTTTGGAAAAGAAGTAGATGGAAAGTGTCACAGTCTGACAGCATCATATATTCGTGCGCAGCATCAAAGTAACCCAAGTCAACCTGTCTGCCAGTTCTTTGAG GAATTTGATGCAGTAGGGAGACAGGTGCCCATTCCCCCTGGTATATATAACTTGGATGATCTGAAGGACTTTGGGCGTAGAAAAGGCTGGTGTCCGTACTTCCTGGCGCGTTACGCA ATTCTTCACGCAAACATTGTAGTGTACAGCTACCATTACTTACTTGATCCCAAAATTGCAGACCTGGTATCGAAAGAGCTTGCAAAGAAATCTGTAGTTGTGTTCGACGAGGCTCACAACATCG ATAATGTGTGTATTGATTCCATGAGCGTCAACATTACCAGGAGGACTCTCGATCGCTGTCAGACTAATGTGGAAACCCTGCAAAACACCATTAGCAG AATTAAGGAAACAGATGCTGCCAAACTCAGAGAAGAATACAGGAGATTAGTTGAAGGTCTTAAAGAAGCAAATGTCGCCAGAGAAACTGACATCTATCTGTCCAACCCAGTTCTGCCAGATGAAATCCTTCAAG AGGCTGTACCTGGCAGCATTCGCACTGCAGAGCACTTTGTGGGCTTTATAAAGCGTTTCCTGGAGTACCTGAAGGCACGATTGCGAATCCATCACGTGGTCCAAGAGAGTGCCCCTCAGTTCCTCAAAGACATCTATGAGAAGGTCTGCATTGACCGTAAACCCCTGAG ATTTTGCGCAGAGCGGCTGCGCTCACTTCTGAGGACGCTGGAGATTGCAGACATTGCTGACTTCTCAGCCATTACTTTGATCTCACACTTTGCCACACTTGTCAGCACCTACAGCAAAG GCTTTACCATCATCATTGAGCCTTTTGAAGATAGAACGCCAACAATAGCAAATCCTGTTCTTCACTTCAG TTGCATGGACCCCTCTATTGCCATAAAGCCAGTGTTTGGGCGCTTTCAATCAGTCATCATCACATCAGGG ACACTCTCTCCGCTGGACATCTACCCACGTATCCTTGATTTCCACCCAGTCACTATGGCATCCTTCACCATGACACTGGCACGAACCTGTTTGTGCCCTCTT ATTGTTGGCAGAGGGAATGATCAAGTAGCGATGACCTCCAAGTTTGAGACCAGAGAAGATTTTG CTGTGATCCGAAATTATGGAAACCTCCTGCTGGAAATGTCTGCCATCGTTCCTGATGGGATCGTTGCGTTCTTCACGAGTTACATCTACATGGAGAACATTGTGGCTTCATGGTATGAACAG GGCATCCTTGAGAACATCCAAAGAAACAAGCTCATTTTCATAGAAACCCAGGATGCAGCTGAGACCAGCATGGCCCTGGAGAAGTATCAAGAG GCCTGTGAGAACGGAAGAGGAGCAATTCTGCTCTCAGTGGCAAGAGGGAAAGTGTCAGAGGGGATTGACTTTG TTCATCATTTTGGCCGTGCCGTTATCATGTTTGGAGTGCCATACGTTTACACCCAAAGTCGAATCCTCAAG GCACGGTTGGAATACCTCAGAGATCAGTTTCAAATACGTGAAAATGACTTTCTGACGTTTGATGCAATGCGCCACGCAGCTCAGTGTGTGGGAAGAGCCATCCGAGGCAAAACAGACTACGGCCTGATGATCTTTGCAGATAAG CGTTACGCACGAGCGGATAAGCGAGGAAAGCTGCCCCGCTGGATTCAGGAACACCTTACAGATGGAAGCCTAAATCTGACCATTGATGAGACGGTGCAGTTAGCCAAGCACTTTCTACGACAGATGGCCCAGCCCTTCAGACGG GAGGATCAGTTGGGTCTGTCCCTGCTGACCCTGGAACAGCTGCAGTCTGAAGACATGCTTCAGAAAATTGCTCAGATTGCTCAACAGGCCTAA
- the klc3 gene encoding kinesin light chain 3, translated as MLSGEEILCSTQQVIAGLEALRGENRTLLDSLQETLQSQTPSESASLEQEKTNIILESLERIELGLGEAQVMMALSAHLDSLEAEKQKLRAQVRRLCQENQWLRDELARAQQQLQEREQEVVTLEEQNRHLQFMSSIRKYDHEESPMEDKDSTSGKGSLDDLFPSEEEEQSHMSQPHSGAAAAAQQGGYEIPARLRTLHNLVIQYASQGRYEVAVPLCKQALEDLEKSSGHSHPDVATMLNILALVYRDQNKYKEAANLLNDALAIREKTLGMDHPAVAATLNNLAVLYGKRGKYKEAEPLCKRALEIREKVLGTDHPDVAKQLNNLALLCQNQGKYQEVEQYYERALHIYQSQLGPDDANVAKTKNNLASCYLKQGKYRQAEALYKEILTRAHEMEFGSVEGDGRPVWIHAEEGSSRQDGLGSLKRSGSFTKLRESIRRSSEKLVRKLKGVGTQETAPRAAGMKRANSLNVLNVGLKESQEAAMNPNRLTDARGLSSSTQSLARRASLSGDS; from the exons ATGTTGTCAGGGGAGGAAATCTTATGCAGCACCCAGCAGGTGATCGCAGGGCTGGAGGCTCTGCGTGGAGAGAACCGCACGCTGCTGGACAGCCTGCAGGAAACACTTCAGAGCCAGACGCCCAGCGAGAGCGCTAGCCTGGAGCAGGAGAAGACCAACATCATTTTAGAGTCTTTGGAGAGGATTGAACTGGGCCTAGGAGAGGCGCAA GTGATGATGGCGCTGTCAGCACACCTGGACTCTTTGGAAGCAGAAAAGCAGAAGTTGCGTGCTCAGGTGCGGAGGTTGTGCCAGGAGAACCAGTGGCTGAGGGACGAGCTGGCCCGGGCCCAGCAACAGCTACAGGAGCGGGAACAGGAAGTGGTTACTTTAGAGGAGCAGAACAGACATCTGCAGTTCATGAGCAGCATCCGCAAGTACGACCACGAAGAGTCGCCTATG GAGGATAAAGATTCTACTTCAGGGAAGGGGTCCCTTGATGATCTCTTTCCTTCTGAAGAAGAGGAGCAATCACACA TGTCTCAGCCACACAGTGGTGCTGCCGCTGCTGCCCAGCAGGGAGGATATGAGATCCCTGCCCGCCTCCGAACTCTCCACAACCTGGTGATCCAGTACGCCTCTCAGGGCCGCTATGAGGTGGCCGTGCCGCTCTGCAAGCAAGCTCTGGAGGACCTGGAGAAATCGTCAGGCCACAGCCATCCTGATGTTGCTACCATGCTCAATATCCTGGCTTTAGTGTACAG GGATCAAAACAAATACAAGGAAGCGGCCAATCTCCTGAATGATGCGTTGGCTATCCGTGAGAAGACACTAGGCATGGACCATCCAGCG gTGGCAGCTACTCTGAATAATCTGGCTGTGTTGTATGGTAAAAGAGGGAAGTATAAAGAGGCAGAGCCGCTGTGTAAAAGAGCTCTGGAGATCAGAGAAAAG GTGCTTGGGACAGATCACCCTGATGTAGCCAAGCAGCTGAATAACTTGGCCCTCCTATGCCAGAACCAGGGCAAATACCAGGAGGTGGAGCAGTACTATGAACGTGCGCTGCATATTTACCAGAGCCAGCTGGGTCCAGACGATGCCAACGTAGCCAAGACCAAGAACAACCTG GCCTCCTGTTATCTCAAGCAGGGCAAATACAGGCAAGCTGAGGCTCTTTATAAAGAGATTCTGACTCGTGCTCATGAAATGGAGTTTGGCTCAGTGGAGG GGGACGGCCGGCCGGTTTGGATACATGCAGAGGAGGGAAGCTCTAGACAG gatggTCTGGGAAGTCTGAAGCGCAGTGGGTCATTCACCAAGCTCCGGGAATCTATAAGACGAAGCAGTGAGAAGCTTGTTCGGAAACTGAAAGGAGTTGGAACACAGGAAACAGCCCCTCGAGCTGCTGG gatGAAAAGAGCCAATTCTCTAAATGTGCTTAATGTGGGTCTCAAAGAAAGTCAAGAGGCTGCTATG AATCCCAATAGGCTGACAGATGCACGGGGTCTGAGTTCAAGCACGCAGAGTTTAGCACGCCGTGCGTCTCTGAGCGGTGACAGCTAA